The window AATCTTCACACTAAAATTTTTCTCTTTAATTGTGAACAATCTCACATTTGAAATATTGAATATTCGATAAAATAGGCTGTAGTAAAAAATGTTGATAGGACGTTAAAGATTTATTTGAAACTATTTTACGTAAATTGTGGTAGGAATATGAACAATTAGATTATTTACATAAATTTACCCACTTTTGTTACTAGAAAACTTGACTTATCAACAAGTTTTTACCCTACTTGTCTAAATTACAATGAAAAAGGTAGAGGAGATGTTTACCCAATTTATTTAACCTGCAAAACAAGTTTTTATTCAAAAAAATCACTTTTTAAAGATAATTGAAATGATAAAGATTTAAAATAACAATATATGCAATTTTTGAAACTATTTGAAAATAACACTGCTATATTCTTCATCAATTTGTTATACTTTTTTTAAACAAACAATTGTATCGGGGGAACAAGCATGTATAATACGAAAATGCCCCTCACAAAGGATGAGTTATTTCCATTTCTTTGTAATATTAGTGAGCAATTTCATATTGGTATCGCCATCATAAACTTAGAAAAAAATGATTTTCCTTTTGTCTATGTAAACCAGGCATTTACTACATTAACTGGTTACTCACAAAATGAATTAATCGGAAAGAATTTTGACTCATTGACAGGAATAAAAACAAATTTAGAGCAAAATGGGGATCTGCTTTATCATTTAGAAAAGAAAAACCCCTTTGAAAAAAATATTATCCATTACCAAAAAGACGGGACTGCCTTTTGGAATCACGTGACCTGCCAGCCCATAAAAGATCGTGACGGCATATCCACTTACGCATTAATACATTGCAAAGAAATAACAGAGCAAATGTTAAGTAAAATGCTTTCGAAGCTAGAGCACGAGGTATATATTGAGTTAGAGGAAAATGGTGATTTAGGATCCATTTTACAATTGATAACAGAAAAAGTTGAAAAATACTACTTGCGGGATATTTTCTGTGCCATCCATGTCGTAAATCAACAAAAGAAATTAAGTCCAATCGCTAGTGGTTCCCTACCTCTTTCGCTGATTAAAGCCATGAATCATCTTGAAATCGGTGGTTCAACTACTGGATATAATGAGAGTGTCATATATATTAATGACTTGTCTATTAAAAATTACCAATCAAACAAGATGATAAAGAAATATAATTTATCATCTTGCTGGTCAAAACCAATCTTTACAAAAGAAAAAGCATTACTTGGCTATTTCTCAATATACATAAAAGGAGAAATGCAGTTAAGACAGGTAGATATTGATTTCCTAAAAAAACTTTCTCCGATTGTCGCACTCTCAATGAAATATGTAAAACAAAGACAGGAACTTAAAAAATTAGCATTTTTTGATATGAGCACAGGTATTCCAAATTATAATAACTTTTACACTAGTTTAGGCATGTGGGTTAAAGATCAGATAAAGGGCTCTCTTCTGCTTATTCAACCAAATGAATATTCTAGTATAGTTGATTTATATGGACGAAAATTTGGAGATGAATTAATTGGTCAAGTCGTAAATCGTCTCCTTTCCACAAAAGATTTAAATGAAGAGATTATTTACGGAAGATTTTCAACGACCACCTTTATTATCGCTGTAAAACAATCGAATGGAGAAACTTTAAAGCATTTTATAAACCAAATATTACAAATAACAGCTGTCCCATTTACAATTGCCAATAGAGAAATCTTTATCACATTAAGAATGGGTGTATCTCATTTTAATGACTTATTAACAATAGATGAAAGTATCCGTCGGGCGGATACAGCTTTAACAAAATCACGTCTACAAAATACAGCTGTATCCTATTTTGAAATGGGAACAGATAAAATGATTCAAAGAGAGCTCAACATTTTAAATCAGTTGCAATTTGGCATAAAAAATGAGGAATTTACAGTTCACTTACAGCCAAAAATCAATTTAAATACTGATGAGATTGAAGGATTTGAAGCATTAGCAAGATGGTTTTCACCTGTCTTAGGCAATGTATCTCCTGCGGAATTTATTCCAATAGCTGAAAAAAGCGGAAAGATAAATGAAGTTGATATATTAATTTTAAGGAAAGTGCTCAAGTTCCAAAATCTACGTCTCACAGAAGGCTTGCAAATTTATCCTATCGCTGTCAATATTTCACCAGTTCATTTTTATAGTGAAACCTTTGTGAATGATTTCCTTACCTTAGTTGAGGAATATCAAATACCGCCTGATTATATAAAAATAGAAGTAACAGAGAGTGTTGAATTATTTGATTTTGTTAAAGCTAAACAAATCCTGTTGGAACTAAAAAAATTGGGCTATGAGAGCTCCATTGATGATTTTGGAGTAGGTTTTTCAAGTTTAAGTTATTTACAGCAGCTACCTTTTTCTGAAATAAAAATCGACCGCAGTTTTATTAACGATATCAGTAATAGTGATATGTATGCAGTTGTACAAACAATTGTTCAGCTCGCTGAAAAATTAAGAATGCATGTAGTAGCTGAGGGAATTGAAACACTCGAGCAATATACAATACTACAGAAAATTGGGTGTAAATCCGGACAAGGATTTTACTTCCATAAACCAATGCCACTTGAAGAAGCACAAAAGCTACTTGATTCTATTAAATAAACGTCTTAACGCCTACACAGAGTTTCTGTATAGGCGTTTTAATATTAATGGTTCTATAATATTTGTTGGGGTTTTACTACAATTTGAAATAAAAAAAAGCACGTAATCACCGATTTCGATATACTTGAATTGTCGAGAAACAAGCAATGAAAGGTGATACGTGCATTATGAATTTTAACAGAAATATCCCAGGATTAAAAGGTGTAACTGTTCATAAGATTGAAGAGATCGGGGAGCGTATCGCTCTTTACGTTTCAATTCCGAAGAAAGAACATCAGTGTCCAGACTGTAATAAAATGACCTCTAAAATACATGATTATCGAATTCAAAAAATTAAACATTTAAAATGGTTTGAACGATTAACCATCCTTTTCTATAAACGTCGACGTTATGTATGTGAGTGCGGAAAACGCTTCTCGGAAAAATCTCCTTTCGTGGATAAGTATCAACGTTACTCAAAAGAATGGAATCAAGTTGTTGGAATCCGTTCAGTAAAGGCAAAGACATTTAAAGAAGCAGCAGAAGTCCTTGGAACATCCAGTTCGACGGTAATTCGTCGCTTTAAAAAGGTGGTAAAAGAGCAGCTAAATGAAGGGGTCCATTTACCAAAATGTATTGCGATTGATGAATATAAAGGAGATACAGATGCGGGGACCTATCAACTAATCATTGCCAACGCTGAAACGCACGAACCAATTGATATTTTACCGAATCGTAGAAAAGAAACGATTAAGGATTATCTAATGACATATGGATCAGATGTAGAAGTCGTCGTAATGGATATGAATCCAAGCTTTAAAGCAGCTGTTAAAAAAGCCTTAAATCGTCCTATCATTATTGCCGATCGATTCCATTATTGTCGTTATATTTATTGGGCTCTAGACGAGGTGCGTCGTAAAGTGCAGAAGGATTGGCATCCATACGATCGAAAAAAGTGCAAAAAAATGCGTCATGTCTTATATAAACGCTTTGATAAGTTAACGGAAAAGAATCGATGGTATTTAAATCGCTACACGGGAATGTCAAAGGAATTAAAGCAAGCATATGAACTAAAAGAAGCCTATTGTAAATGGTTTGATTGGGCAAAAACGACGAATGATATTGCAGAAGTGAAGAATAGATTAGAAGCTTATTACCGTAAGGTAGAAGAAGCAAATATCCCAGCATTTATAAAAGCCATTCAAACCTTTAAGAATTGGCAAGTAGAGATCTTAAATAGTTTTAGTTTTGGCTATTCAAATGGTTTTTTAGAAGGAATTAATAATAAATCGAAGGTAATGAAACGTAATGCTTATGGTTTTAGGAGCTTTAAGCATTTTAAAGCAAAGATTTTATTGAATGATTTATATAAAGAATTCGGTGTTCATTTAGGTTAATAGGGTGACGTGCAAAAACACATCACCCCAACATTTGACATAGAACCATATTAATTAACTGTATCTGCTAAATTGCCAGCTATAAATGTTACCAAATCCTTTAAATTTTGTGGCGTAACACCATGACCATCTGGATAGGTTTTATACGTCACTTGTACACCAATCTCTTCAAAATAGTTTTTACTATTTTCGCCCCATTGAATCGGGAAGTCATAATCATATTCACCATGGGAAATAAAAATTTCCGTCTTATCTAACGGGGCTTTTTTATATTCATTTATTACGAATTCTGGTAAATAACCACTTAATGCCACTGTCCCCTTAATAAGATTTCCTAATGTTAAAGTGAGTGTTTCTACAATAGCAGCGCCTTGATTAAATCCAATCAAAAAGATCTTCTGGATATTCAACTGGTATTCTTCAATGGCTTCTAAAATAAAGCTTTGACTGAAGGTAATTACTTTATCAAATACTTCCCTAGTTGGTTTGCCCTCTTCCTCAAATGTGTAAAAAGCAAATCCTGGAGAGTGCTTGATCGGTCCTCTCAAACTAAAGATATGACATTGACCTTTAAATTCTTCAACTAATTGCAATAAATCCTCTTCATTACTTCCTAGGCCATGAAATAAAAAGATAGC is drawn from Lysinibacillus sp. SGAir0095 and contains these coding sequences:
- a CDS encoding bifunctional diguanylate cyclase/phosphodiesterase, translating into MYNTKMPLTKDELFPFLCNISEQFHIGIAIINLEKNDFPFVYVNQAFTTLTGYSQNELIGKNFDSLTGIKTNLEQNGDLLYHLEKKNPFEKNIIHYQKDGTAFWNHVTCQPIKDRDGISTYALIHCKEITEQMLSKMLSKLEHEVYIELEENGDLGSILQLITEKVEKYYLRDIFCAIHVVNQQKKLSPIASGSLPLSLIKAMNHLEIGGSTTGYNESVIYINDLSIKNYQSNKMIKKYNLSSCWSKPIFTKEKALLGYFSIYIKGEMQLRQVDIDFLKKLSPIVALSMKYVKQRQELKKLAFFDMSTGIPNYNNFYTSLGMWVKDQIKGSLLLIQPNEYSSIVDLYGRKFGDELIGQVVNRLLSTKDLNEEIIYGRFSTTTFIIAVKQSNGETLKHFINQILQITAVPFTIANREIFITLRMGVSHFNDLLTIDESIRRADTALTKSRLQNTAVSYFEMGTDKMIQRELNILNQLQFGIKNEEFTVHLQPKINLNTDEIEGFEALARWFSPVLGNVSPAEFIPIAEKSGKINEVDILILRKVLKFQNLRLTEGLQIYPIAVNISPVHFYSETFVNDFLTLVEEYQIPPDYIKIEVTESVELFDFVKAKQILLELKKLGYESSIDDFGVGFSSLSYLQQLPFSEIKIDRSFINDISNSDMYAVVQTIVQLAEKLRMHVVAEGIETLEQYTILQKIGCKSGQGFYFHKPMPLEEAQKLLDSIK
- a CDS encoding ISL3 family transposase, whose product is MNFNRNIPGLKGVTVHKIEEIGERIALYVSIPKKEHQCPDCNKMTSKIHDYRIQKIKHLKWFERLTILFYKRRRYVCECGKRFSEKSPFVDKYQRYSKEWNQVVGIRSVKAKTFKEAAEVLGTSSSTVIRRFKKVVKEQLNEGVHLPKCIAIDEYKGDTDAGTYQLIIANAETHEPIDILPNRRKETIKDYLMTYGSDVEVVVMDMNPSFKAAVKKALNRPIIIADRFHYCRYIYWALDEVRRKVQKDWHPYDRKKCKKMRHVLYKRFDKLTEKNRWYLNRYTGMSKELKQAYELKEAYCKWFDWAKTTNDIAEVKNRLEAYYRKVEEANIPAFIKAIQTFKNWQVEILNSFSFGYSNGFLEGINNKSKVMKRNAYGFRSFKHFKAKILLNDLYKEFGVHLG
- a CDS encoding alpha/beta hydrolase; translation: MKSPYTFKHISPSNTSNELEGAIFLFHGLGSNEEDLLQLVEEFKGQCHIFSLRGPIKHSPGFAFYTFEEEGKPTREVFDKVITFSQSFILEAIEEYQLNIQKIFLIGFNQGAAIVETLTLTLGNLIKGTVALSGYLPEFVINEYKKAPLDKTEIFISHGEYDYDFPIQWGENSKNYFEEIGVQVTYKTYPDGHGVTPQNLKDLVTFIAGNLADTVN